CAGCTCCGATCGATTGCGAAAGTTGCCATCCATCACTTCGATTTCCGGCTTCCCGGAATTGGTGAGGCTGAATAACAATCGCTGTTTAATCTGTTGAAACTCTCGTGATTCGATCACAAATTGTCCCGGATGATCCTGATATGCAAATGAAAATAATCGATGTTGCATGCAGAATTCCGGCGTCAAATAATGATCGATGAATGTGATATCATTGTGGATGCGGCGAATCTCGAAGATTTTTTGTCGGCCTAACCCAGTCGGTCGATTCCAATTCTGTTTCTCTCGCAAATCATCGCAGGCATCCCACTCCGGGCCAAATCGCCCGGTGTTCCAACGATATTCGACATCGCGTAACAGTTCGATTCCGAGCTTATACGGGTTCAATCGGCGGCCATTGGTTGCCATGGTTCCCGAGTGATGATCCGCATAATCAATCAATTCCGACGAATCCAACACTTTTTGGGTCATGATGGTGGAGTGCCAATACGATGCCCAACCCTCATTGAGAATTTTTGTTTGCCCCTGGGGTCGAAAATAGTAGGATTCATCCCGCACAATCGCCAGAATATCCCGTTGCCAATCCGTCAACGGCGCATGCTCCAGCAAAAAGAGCAAAACATCGCGCATGGGTTCGCTGGGATAGTGCAGTGGCGCATCCAGCGACTCGGGGGATTTCGTTGCCGGGGAGGATGCCCGCTGCCAATTCATGTATTCCTTCGCCGCCCCAACTACAGGCCCAGCTTCGGATTGCGCGGGGTAGGCATCTCCCAAAAGGGCATTCGTCGAATGATCGCCGCGTCGCTTGATCGCAGTCGAATGAATATCAATCAAATCATCGACCGACATGCAGCAATCTAAAAATTCCTCCACGAGATCCTCACCATACCGCTCGACATAGCCGCGAATTCGCGTCGCGTGGTTGGCAATCTCGTCCATCATCTTGCGTGAGGTGTGCGAAAAATATTGATTATTCTTGAAGAAATCACAATGGCCGTACACATGCGCCATCACCAATTTCTGATCCATCACATGATTACACCGCATTAAATAGGCGTAACAGGGATCGTTATTGATGACCATCTCATAAATTTTCGACAAGCCATAATCGTAACTTTTCTTTAACTCCTCGTAAGACATCCCAAACGACCAATGCGGATATCGGGTCGGGAATCCACCATAGGCGGCAATTTGGTGCAATTCATCTGCATCAATGACTTCGAAAATCGTTTCGTAAAAATCCAGACCGTAATCGCGTGCATGCCCTTCGATTTCGTCTTTCAGGACTCGGAGATCGGAGGGCAAGTTGGTTTTCCAAGCGTACATGGCCTCGTTCTCCGAAGGTTATCGCCCCGTTTTCAGAAAATCGCGAATGGAAGGGAGGATGGCATTGCGATCGGGCACACGCGTGAGAATCAAATGGGCAAACTCATCCGTCATCGGCAGCAAATGTTCGAAAAATTCACCGCTGCCATACGGACTTTCGATCTGTCCGTACCCGAAGAGATTCAGCACCGGGAGCAGCTTTTCGGAGAGAATTTGCATGCAAACCGGGACATCATCTCCCCAGTTATCCCCATCGGAAAAATGGAAGGCGTACAAATTCCAATCAGCGGGATCATAACGCTCCTGCTGGATTTTCGCCGCCAGTTGATACGCGGAACTAATGCGCGTGCCACCACTTTCACGGGTATGATAAAACGTGTGTTCATCCACCTCTTTCGCCGAGGCATCGTGGATGATATAGACCGTCTCAATATCTTTGTAGTGAGCGCGAATCCAGGTATCGATCCAGAACGCCTCGATACGGACAATCTGCTTTTGCTCGTCGGTCATCGACCCCGAAACATCCATCAGATACATAATGGCCGCCATGCTTTGCGGCTGCTGGGTCTCTTTGGGTGCCCGATAGCGCATATCTTCCCGAACGGGGACAATCACGGGCTGTTCGGGTTGATAGGTGCCGGAAGCGATTTGCCGCCGCAACGATCGCTTGTAGGTCTGCTTGAAGGAGACGAGCGATTGCGGTCCTACGGGACGAATTCCGGTGTATCGATCCTTGGTCGTGATGATATTCTTCTGACCGCGTGGCTCGATTCGCGGTAGCGCCAACTCCTCGCCAAGGATTGTCGCCAACTCTTCCATGCTGACTTCGACTTCGAGGATGTGCTGGCCCGGTGCATCTCCCGCGCCGCCGGGTTGATCGCCCTGCTCCGCGGGGGTGAGGGCTTGTCCGGGGTTGCCTTCGCCAACACCGACCCCGCCGGAATTTTTGTTTCCGTAGCGGATTTGTGGTAACTGAATGCTGGGTAACGGGATACTGACAAAATCCTTGCCTTGTTTGCCGATCAACTCGCCTCGGCTCATGAATTTGCCGAGATTGCTGCGGATTTTGCCACGAACGATCCGTTGAAATCGCTGCAGATCACGTTCAATTTTTTGTCCCACCGGAGTTGCCTCGTTGGGAAAAGGGGGTGGAGATCACCAGAGAATCGGAATGAGAGCGGGTTGGCGGGGGAATCGAAGGGGGTGCCACCGATTAGCAGAATGCCAGGGAAGTTCCCCGGCCGAGCGGCAAAAGGATGGGGTGACCAAGAGGCACAGTCCGAACACGTATGGCTGCTGCTTTCGCCCTGACCAGGTTAGCGCCATTCTGTCCAGTTGGGCCCCACCCTCTTGCGGCTCGGGGGGCTATTTCTTCGTCTGACCTCGAGCAAAGATACTTGCTACGAAGTTCAGAACGTCGGTTGCACTCGATTCATTATAACCGTAATTTCGAATCAGTCGAGCCTTTACGACATCAATTTTTTCCTGAGTTGCTCGATCGACCACATTCGACACCAGCGTGGTCAGTTTGATCGTATCCTTTTGATCCTCAAAGAGTTTCAGCTCCAGTGCCTTCTGAAGCCGCTCATTCGTTTTGTAATCAAACCGTTTCCCATCAATGGCCAACGCACCGATGTAATTCATAATTTCGCGGCGGAAGTCGTCTTTGCGCCCCTCGGGAATGTCGATCTTTTCTTCGATCGAGCGCATGAGTCGCTCATCGGGTTCCTGATAATTCCCCGTGTAGCGATCCCGCACTTTCTCACGTTGGGTATACGCTTTCACATTGTCAATATAATTGGAGCACAGTCGGGCCAAGGCATCCTCATCCGCCGCAATCGCCCGTTGCACTTCGTTCTTGACAATGTCTTCGTATTCTTCCCGAACGATGGACAGCAATTCGCGATAGCGTTGCAGTTGCGACTCATCGCTAATCAGGGTGTGGTGCCGAAGCCCCGATTCCAATTCGTGCATCACCATGAAGGGATTGATATTATCCTCTTCGGGGTGTGCGACCAACGCATTGGAAATTTTATCCTGGATGTACCGCGGCGAGATGCCAATCATCCCTTCCTGCGCGGCTTCCCGTTTGAGTTCCATCACGTTGTCTTCAGTGAAGCCGGAGAGGGTCTTGCCGTTGTACAACTTTAACTTTTGCAACAACGTCAGATTCGCATGTTTGGGCTGACTCAAGCGCGTGAGCACCGCCCACATCGCAGCAATCTCGATGGTATGCGGGGCAATATGTTTGCCACGCACGCGAGCGGAATTGAAGTCTTTCTCGTAAATGCGAATTTCATCCCGCAGCCGCGTGACATACGGAATGTCGATCTTCACCGTTCGATCCCGGAGTGCTTCCATGAATTCGTTATTCTGGAGCCGACGATATTCCGGTTCGTTGGTGTGTCCCAGAATCACTTCATCAATATCGGTTTGGGCGAATTTTTTGGGTTTGATTTTGTGTTCCTGCGATGCACCCAACAGGTCATACAGGAACGCCACATCGAGCTTCAACACTTCGATGAATTCGATAATCCCACGATTGGCGATATTCAACTCACCGTCGAAATTAAACGCACGCGGATCGGAATCGGTCCCGTATTCGGCGATCTTGCGATAGTTAATGTCGCCGGTCAACTCGGTGGAATCTTGGTTCTTTTCGTCCTTGGGTTGGAACGTGCCAATGCCGATGCGGTCCTGTTCGGACATCACCATGCGCACCACCTTAACGTCCTGGAGCACGCGCTGCCAATCGCCCTGGTAGCGTTGCATGCGTTCGTTGAACAGATGCCGACAATACGGATTCAGATCCCCCTTGATTTGAATTTCGTAGGGGTAGCTGTCCGGCTTCTGGGCATTGAGTTGGGCCAACAGCGCAGGCCGTAACTCCTTGGGCACCAACAACAACGGTTCCTGGTGCATCGGACAGGGAATCCACCCACCATCATCACCCTTCCAGGCGAATGTGAAGAGCATCCCGGCATCGGTACGGGTATATTGCTCCAGCCCGCGCTTTAACAATCGAGCGATGGTGCTTTTCGACGACCCCACCGGACCATGCAGCAGCAGCACGCGCCGTTCGGTGCCATAGCCAAATGCGGCGGATTTGAAGGCGTTGACCAGTTGCATCAACGGCCGATCCAACCCGTAGACGGATTCCCCAAGTTTGGCCCCGAATTCGGTGAAAAAGCGATAGTGAACGATTTTTTCTTTGTTTTCGTAAACTTCTTCGGTTCCGTGGGACAGAATCATGTCGTACAGACGTTGGTGAGCGGTGCGAGTCACTTGCGGCTGCTGAACGACAATATTGAGGTAATCCTCGAA
This DNA window, taken from Tuwongella immobilis, encodes the following:
- a CDS encoding SpoVR family protein yields the protein MYAWKTNLPSDLRVLKDEIEGHARDYGLDFYETIFEVIDADELHQIAAYGGFPTRYPHWSFGMSYEELKKSYDYGLSKIYEMVINNDPCYAYLMRCNHVMDQKLVMAHVYGHCDFFKNNQYFSHTSRKMMDEIANHATRIRGYVERYGEDLVEEFLDCCMSVDDLIDIHSTAIKRRGDHSTNALLGDAYPAQSEAGPVVGAAKEYMNWQRASSPATKSPESLDAPLHYPSEPMRDVLLFLLEHAPLTDWQRDILAIVRDESYYFRPQGQTKILNEGWASYWHSTIMTQKVLDSSELIDYADHHSGTMATNGRRLNPYKLGIELLRDVEYRWNTGRFGPEWDACDDLREKQNWNRPTGLGRQKIFEIRRIHNDITFIDHYLTPEFCMQHRLFSFAYQDHPGQFVIESREFQQIKQRLLFSLTNSGKPEIEVMDGNFRNRSELLLRHRFNGVDLKLSETREVLVNLQRLWRRPVHLETVVDGKPTLLSFDGNDHSMKSIGETDEQRRASASKSR
- a CDS encoding PrkA family serine protein kinase, giving the protein MAEGKALLASLQSQFDLDDFRKLHWEGSFEDYLNIVVQQPQVTRTAHQRLYDMILSHGTEEVYENKEKIVHYRFFTEFGAKLGESVYGLDRPLMQLVNAFKSAAFGYGTERRVLLLHGPVGSSKSTIARLLKRGLEQYTRTDAGMLFTFAWKGDDGGWIPCPMHQEPLLLVPKELRPALLAQLNAQKPDSYPYEIQIKGDLNPYCRHLFNERMQRYQGDWQRVLQDVKVVRMVMSEQDRIGIGTFQPKDEKNQDSTELTGDINYRKIAEYGTDSDPRAFNFDGELNIANRGIIEFIEVLKLDVAFLYDLLGASQEHKIKPKKFAQTDIDEVILGHTNEPEYRRLQNNEFMEALRDRTVKIDIPYVTRLRDEIRIYEKDFNSARVRGKHIAPHTIEIAAMWAVLTRLSQPKHANLTLLQKLKLYNGKTLSGFTEDNVMELKREAAQEGMIGISPRYIQDKISNALVAHPEEDNINPFMVMHELESGLRHHTLISDESQLQRYRELLSIVREEYEDIVKNEVQRAIAADEDALARLCSNYIDNVKAYTQREKVRDRYTGNYQEPDERLMRSIEEKIDIPEGRKDDFRREIMNYIGALAIDGKRFDYKTNERLQKALELKLFEDQKDTIKLTTLVSNVVDRATQEKIDVVKARLIRNYGYNESSATDVLNFVASIFARGQTKK
- a CDS encoding DUF444 family protein, which gives rise to MGQKIERDLQRFQRIVRGKIRSNLGKFMSRGELIGKQGKDFVSIPLPSIQLPQIRYGNKNSGGVGVGEGNPGQALTPAEQGDQPGGAGDAPGQHILEVEVSMEELATILGEELALPRIEPRGQKNIITTKDRYTGIRPVGPQSLVSFKQTYKRSLRRQIASGTYQPEQPVIVPVREDMRYRAPKETQQPQSMAAIMYLMDVSGSMTDEQKQIVRIEAFWIDTWIRAHYKDIETVYIIHDASAKEVDEHTFYHTRESGGTRISSAYQLAAKIQQERYDPADWNLYAFHFSDGDNWGDDVPVCMQILSEKLLPVLNLFGYGQIESPYGSGEFFEHLLPMTDEFAHLILTRVPDRNAILPSIRDFLKTGR